The genomic interval GTGCCGAAAACCAACATCGAGCTCGGCGTCGCGTATCTTCGCCGGCTTTTGGACCGCTTCGACGGTCGGCTGGTTTTTGCCCTTGCGGCCTACAACGGCGGCCCAGGCAATGTGCAGCGGTGGCTGAAGACTTGTCCCAGCACGGTCGAGGACGAAGAGTTTATCAATATGATTCCCTTCGCTGAGACCCGCCGCTACACGCAGAAGGTCCTCGCCTCATACCACATCTATAAGTGGCTGTATTCGTCAGACCGCCCGGGCTAAGCCAGGTTCACTTTGGCGAGTTGTGGGCGCCAAGTTGCTGGTGTGGGCCAGGTTTCATAGCTCGCTCTTCTGAAACCGCTTTGAATGATCCAATCTCCCATTAGGCGCAGGTTGTTGTGTACCCCTTCAGGGCGAGCGAGGCAAACGTGGAACCTACAATCCGTAATCCGTTGGCAGTTGGCAGTTGGCAGTTGGCAGTTGGCAGTCAATCCGCAATTCGCAATCCGCAATGTGGCCCCCCTTCGGGGGACCGAAACGCAGCATCACGTCAATCCTAATTCCACTCTCTTGTTGACCAAGCCCAAGACCCGGACGCAACAACCCAAGGCTCCTTAATCAAAGAATACGAAAACTCCTGGTATCCGCACCCCGATAATCATATTGGCGCGTGTGTGCGGGGCCTTTTCTCTATTTGTGGCGGACTTGTGAGAATTGACAGGGTTGGCTCCAGTGTTAGTATGCCATGACCAAGATAATGGCGCAGGATTCGCAACGGACCCAGTGGTTCTAAGTTGAGGCTGAGATGAGAAACCTTCTTCTTCCTGAGATTCAGGCGCTTCTGAAAGACAACAAGCTTGATGTTTTGAAGGAGTTCTGTGAGGAGTCGCATCCCGCTGACGTCGCAGACGCTCTTGAGGGGCTTGCACCTGAACAGATCTCGACGATACTGTCGCTGGTTTCGCCTGAGAAGGCAGCGGAGATATTCGGCCACATTCAGGGCCATCAGCAGGTCAAGTTCGCCGATGCAGTCGATGCGAAGACGGTGGCCGGGCTGGTGCAGGAGATGGACCCTGATGACAGCGCCGACCTGCTGCGCGAGCTCGATGAGAGCGATGCCGCCGAGATATTACGACATGTGGCAGAGGAGGGTCGTGAAGATGTAGAGCTGATCACGTCATATCCAGAGGAGACGGCCGGCGCGATCATGACCACGGAGTTCGCCTCGCTTCGTGAGAACATGACCGTTGCAGAGTCGCTGGAGTCTCTGAGGCGAGATGCTCCCAACAAGGAGACGATATACACGATCTACGTTGTGGACTTAAAGGGGAAGCTGACGGGGGTTGTATCGCTGAAGGACCTGATACTTGCCGACCCCGCGAAGAGGGTGTCTGATATCGTCGAGCGAGATGTCATCTCGATGGGTGCGGATAGGGACCAGGCCTATGTTGCGAAGAAGATGCAGGATTACGATTTTCTGGCGATGCCGATTGTTGATAAGGCCCGAAGATTAATTGGGATTGTTACGTTTGACGACGTCATGGACGTGATGCGGGATGAGGCGACGGAGGACATGTATTACCTTGCGAGCCTGAACACGGACGAGCGAGTCTTCACGAATCCGCTCAAGTCGGTTCGGCTTCGTGCTCCGTGGCTGCTCGTGAACCTTGGGACTGCGTTGCTGGCGGCCTTCACCGTGAGCCTTTTCAAGTCAACGATTGCGAAATACGTTGGCTTAGCTGTCATGATGCCGATCGTGGCTGGCATGGGTGGCAACGCGGGCGCTCAGTCGCTGACCGTGATTGTCAGGGGGCTTGCGCTGGGCGAGGTCTCGATTCGTGGCTCGTGGCGCGCTCTGCTGAAGGAGATGAGCGTGGGGCTTCTCGACGGGACAATCTGCGGCGTGATAATGGGCTCGCTTGCTGGACTGTGGTTCAAGAACTTTTGGGTGGGGCTGATCATGTTCGTATCCATGATAGTAAACCTCGTTATCGCGGGACTGTTCGGGGCACTTGTGCCACTGGTGCTGAGGACATTGAGGCTTGATCCGGCGCTCGGTTCCAGCATATTCGTGACCACGGCGACGGATGTTGGCGGGTTCTTCGTGTTTCTCGGACTTGCTACACTCCTGCTGGGGCATCTAGTATAGTCTCTCAACGAGGGAAACATCGTGTCATTTTCCGAGCCTTCAGACGCCGATGGCCGGATGCTGCAAGCTCATTTTGTTGACAGGTAAGGTGGGGACAGCTATGATAGGGATGAGCTTTTTGCGATGAGTTCTTGCTCGGAGCAGTTTGTGGTCTAGCTTATTTCAGCGGCCTATATGAACTATGGGCGGCACCATTTTGGGAGGGATATCTGCATGAGAGCGACAATGGTGTTCTTATTGACAGTTGCGACGTTTTTCTTGGCCTTCAACATGAGTCTTCTTGCGTCTGGGGTTCAGCCTTCGCCCGAGGTGCTTCGCGGGCCGACCGCCACGCTCTCTGTGGACGAAGCGGATGTCGCTTCAGGCCAATCGGGTGTGGTTGGCCGCAAGTTCAACGCCGGGCAACCTGTTCGCCTCGATGGTGGGAGCTATGTGACGGAACTAACTCCGCAGGCAATGGTCGCGCTCGAGGCGGAGCAAGCACTTGACCTTGTCCCTGACTGGCTGCGGATGGAGCTTTACGACATGTTCACGCGTATGAGCACTGGGCAGCAGGAGGTCTGGGGCCAGCTGATTGTTGACATTCAGGACCCCAGGATCATCGACGAGGTAGCTTTCACGATTGCGCATTCATCGAAAGACGTGCTCAGGGCAGCTGATCCGCAGCTTTACATAAAGAACGCGCAGATACTCTACCAGATTAGTCCCGAGATTCCCTATGCGGACATTGTTGACCATGGCGTTCCCGGGCAGGACCCCGACTACTACTCCACCGTTCGTTACAAAACGATTCGCGGCGGCGTGCTGGACGAGTATGAGTTGCCGCGAGACATTTACTACTGGTATGTCGTTCATCCGAAGCACGGAGACGAGACTCCCTCGATGAGTCCCACACTCACCTGGAATACTAGCACATACGGTTTTTTTTGGCGCGAGTATTTGTTCTACAATCCGTCCGAGGAATTTGACTACACAAACTACTATTTGAACAAGAGTCCGAATTGGATAGCGGCCGAAGACATCGATGGGTGGGGGCCTTCAGCGACAGGTTACCTGACTGACGGCGACAAGGGATACCGCGCGGCCATTATGATGAGCGGTTCTGATTCTGAGAAACCGCTCCTGTGCGAATACCCCTGGAGCCTGTCCCGCGTCGTTGTCACGACGATGAACGCGGAGCGGGCCTACGCTGCGGGCAAGCCCAAGATGCTCGAGAATTTGGTCATGCGCTCTGCGGGCATTTATGGACCTCCGAGCGAGATTCTGGGCCGGGATTTCAACGACTATGTTGGTGTGGTTGACGACACCGGCGACCCAAACATAGTCGGCCCAATTCAGGAGGTCCTCGAGAGCAACGACATCCCTTATGAGATGTTCACCTCGGACGATTTCATAATCAGGTTCTGGGGCCGTTGTAGCAAGGTCATCATCGCCTCAAATCAGAGCCGCGCCTTTTACGAGGCGCTGGCTGGTGAGAACGTTGTATCCCAAATTCGGAGTTGGATGAATGGAAGTACGGTTGTGTTCCAGTTTCACGGGGCGTGCGCTCCTGAGAACGCTTGGGGCGATCTTGATTTGCCTTTTGGCTTGGGCTACGTCGCAGAGGAGACAAACGACGTAACGATCGGCCACTACCCGACGCTGCAGGATGTGATCGGCAACGCCAGCCACCTTTGGGACGACAGCGTGGTTAACGCCTCGCTTCCCGCGTTCAGGCCGTTTGAGCCCGACAGCATGGCGGTCGATGTTGTGGGCAACTGGGTGAGCAGGAATCTGCCGTTCAGGGCTAGGAGCATCGATGATAACCGGCCGATCCAGGCCAATCAGGTATGCTTTGAGCACAACGGCAACTGCGGCGAGATTCAGGACTTGATGAACGCGGCGGCCAGGGCCTGCCTCCTGCCGTGCGCTGGCGTCAACAACCACACCTGGGACCACGTTACGAACGAGTTCTGGGAGGGGGATTGGCACGGCTACCAGGTTGACTGGAACGGCAACCACACATCTGTTGCGAAGCAGAGCGTGCTCTACGACAAGGACTTCGGCGGGAGCAAGGACCTGTCGGCCATCTCGCAGGACAGGGGCGACACGTATCCTGTCAACGCGACCAAGAGATTCAGTGAGACCTGCACGTTCCATGCGAGGGTCGAGGATGTGAACCACAACCCGGTGGACGGAGCGGAGATAAGGGTTCGCGTGCCGTTCTATAACAACCTCAGTTACCCTTTTTACACAGCGATAACCGTATATACCGATTCGACCGGAGAGGTTGTAATGGACCTGGGCAACGACAGGGATTTCTGGATGAGCGTCGTGAGCCGAATAGGCCAGGTTGCCGAATCACAGGTCTTAACCGCTACCGTGGCGGGTGAGGAGTATTCCCACACGTGGACGATCGGGGATGGCCAGATGCCGCAGCTGCCGTCGATCGAGAACGCTCAGCTTTCCGGCGATCAGCAGTATAAGCTAGACATCTCCTACAACGTGGAGTTTGAGATGTTGTACAGCGTTGGCGGGGCGACTTTCGGGAACAAGGAGAACGCTGGCGACGTTGATTTCTTCATCGTCAACTCTGATGAGTTCGATAACTACCAGGATGGACGCGGCTTTGAGGCATACGAGTGGCGTGCGGATTCTCCCGGCGACAGCCTGAGCGTGGAGGTGCCATCCCAGACTTACTATGTTGTTTTCTCTAACGAGGACGTGGTTGACGTCAAGCAGTTTGTTACGTTAGGCGTTGACGTGAGCAAGAAAGTTGGCGGCACGTGGCAGCAGGTTCAGAGCTACGATAACTACGTGGCAATACGTCAGCAGGATTCTTATGTGCTCCAGTTCACACCTTCCGCGGGGCCATCGTTCCCACCGCACATCTATGCGGCTGGCTATCTTGACGCCAGCGTCAGTTCCGCGACGGGGTTCGAGTTCGGGATGCAGGCTTTCGTTGTTGACGCTGATGGTCTATCAGATGTGCAGACGGTCGAGGCCTATTACGGTGGCATTCCGTTGGGCATTTTCTTGACGGATGACGGCATTGAGCCGGACGACTTCCCTGGCGACGGCATCTTCACGTGTCTTCAGCAGATGGGGCCTGGTGAGATAGGCCCCGCGGCGTATTGTGTGGAGCTCGTAGCAACGGACGCAGATGGCAATCAGAGCCCCGCGTGGCCATACCTGAATGTGCTTTCTGGGCCGCTTGCTTTGCCGAGCGAGGCCTCGCAGATGAACGTTGACCTCTGGCAGCCGGCCGCTACGGCCGACGGGGCGCCCATGATCATGGGCGGCGGATTCTGGGGAGTCGAATCCGTGGCGCCGGGCGATGTCCTGAAGATGGTTGTGTTGGTTTCCGACCCCAATGGCCCATCGGACATTGACCGTGTT from bacterium carries:
- a CDS encoding transglutaminase domain-containing protein, producing the protein MRATMVFLLTVATFFLAFNMSLLASGVQPSPEVLRGPTATLSVDEADVASGQSGVVGRKFNAGQPVRLDGGSYVTELTPQAMVALEAEQALDLVPDWLRMELYDMFTRMSTGQQEVWGQLIVDIQDPRIIDEVAFTIAHSSKDVLRAADPQLYIKNAQILYQISPEIPYADIVDHGVPGQDPDYYSTVRYKTIRGGVLDEYELPRDIYYWYVVHPKHGDETPSMSPTLTWNTSTYGFFWREYLFYNPSEEFDYTNYYLNKSPNWIAAEDIDGWGPSATGYLTDGDKGYRAAIMMSGSDSEKPLLCEYPWSLSRVVVTTMNAERAYAAGKPKMLENLVMRSAGIYGPPSEILGRDFNDYVGVVDDTGDPNIVGPIQEVLESNDIPYEMFTSDDFIIRFWGRCSKVIIASNQSRAFYEALAGENVVSQIRSWMNGSTVVFQFHGACAPENAWGDLDLPFGLGYVAEETNDVTIGHYPTLQDVIGNASHLWDDSVVNASLPAFRPFEPDSMAVDVVGNWVSRNLPFRARSIDDNRPIQANQVCFEHNGNCGEIQDLMNAAARACLLPCAGVNNHTWDHVTNEFWEGDWHGYQVDWNGNHTSVAKQSVLYDKDFGGSKDLSAISQDRGDTYPVNATKRFSETCTFHARVEDVNHNPVDGAEIRVRVPFYNNLSYPFYTAITVYTDSTGEVVMDLGNDRDFWMSVVSRIGQVAESQVLTATVAGEEYSHTWTIGDGQMPQLPSIENAQLSGDQQYKLDISYNVEFEMLYSVGGATFGNKENAGDVDFFIVNSDEFDNYQDGRGFEAYEWRADSPGDSLSVEVPSQTYYVVFSNEDVVDVKQFVTLGVDVSKKVGGTWQQVQSYDNYVAIRQQDSYVLQFTPSAGPSFPPHIYAAGYLDASVSSATGFEFGMQAFVVDADGLSDVQTVEAYYGGIPLGIFLTDDGIEPDDFPGDGIFTCLQQMGPGEIGPAAYCVELVATDADGNQSPAWPYLNVLSGPLALPSEASQMNVDLWQPAATADGAPMIMGGGFWGVESVAPGDVLKMVVLVSDPNGPSDIDRVELFLQGGVPTGLYLNDEGVDGDDFAGDGIYTFQIVVPGGLPGGNMTLEVVAFDKSENSSAVYPYLTVN
- the mgtE gene encoding magnesium transporter; the encoded protein is MRNLLLPEIQALLKDNKLDVLKEFCEESHPADVADALEGLAPEQISTILSLVSPEKAAEIFGHIQGHQQVKFADAVDAKTVAGLVQEMDPDDSADLLRELDESDAAEILRHVAEEGREDVELITSYPEETAGAIMTTEFASLRENMTVAESLESLRRDAPNKETIYTIYVVDLKGKLTGVVSLKDLILADPAKRVSDIVERDVISMGADRDQAYVAKKMQDYDFLAMPIVDKARRLIGIVTFDDVMDVMRDEATEDMYYLASLNTDERVFTNPLKSVRLRAPWLLVNLGTALLAAFTVSLFKSTIAKYVGLAVMMPIVAGMGGNAGAQSLTVIVRGLALGEVSIRGSWRALLKEMSVGLLDGTICGVIMGSLAGLWFKNFWVGLIMFVSMIVNLVIAGLFGALVPLVLRTLRLDPALGSSIFVTTATDVGGFFVFLGLATLLLGHLV